TTGATCTTAGTTTAGTTCAAGTCTACTCCAAGGAGCAGGATCAAATCCACTATTTAAGCCGCAGCCAGCATTAATATTGCTCGGGTCGGAATAATAATCCAAATCATCGTCTTTCGCAGATGCTAAAGTTGTTTGAGTGGATACGTCGGAAAGGTCAGGACAAACGTAAGTCTTACCATCTTTAACAGTCCATCTATACCAACCGTAATCTCCTTGAGAGAAGGACGAATCAGAACGGAAGCGAACATAGATGACTTTTTTAGTCGTATCGATTTCTTGGATCTCTCCATAAAGGTAACTGTTTCCGTATGTAGCGTCGAACATGGTTTGTGCGATTAAAGAAAGGGATATATTGTATGTTCCTACAATTTCATTTCCCGGAGCAGTATAGGTTCCGCCTGCATAATCAGAAGTTCCATTGTAGTAGTTATAATTACCTGCAATCGGATTTAATCCTGCCAATGCCACCAAAGCAAGAGTGTTCGGATCGTCGGTTTTCTTTGACTCCCCCAATTCGAAACAGTTAGCAAATACGAATAGTGAAGTGAGGATAAGCAGTAAGGTCGCTTGTTTTTTGAATTTTCTCATTTTTCTCTCCTGGTTCTGCCGGATATCGCAGAAAAAGAAAATAAAAGCAAAATAACGTTAGTCGATCATTGATCTTATGAAGATCTGAAAGATTTTGTATTTGCGGTGGTTTCTTTTTCCGTTCGAGAGCCCCGACATTTTAGCTTTCGGGGCCCCATCGCAGAAAGCGCTGATGCGCTAAAGAGCGAGATTTACGATACCCCCCAACCTCGAGGTTTAAGTATCGCGTGGAAGATCTGGCTTATTCCGTTTAAGACGGACATCACAGTTGCGGGTCAGCGCGGGAATTTCACCCGACTTCCTCCCTGAAAGCGTAATTCCAGGTTTTGGTTTAGCACTTCCCCTGGCAAGGGAAAAAGTATGAGGATACGAAAGTCATCTATTCCTTGCAATATCCGGATATATCGGCGATATTCAGAACGTACGAACGAATCGAAAGGATTCGGTACATAATTTCAGATCGATGAGACCTTCTACTTCGCAAAAAATTCGGGAAAGATCTTTCATAGACCGAAAATAAAAGAGAGAGTTCTAATAAAACTTCCAAGAGGAATCCGATGAAAATTACCCGATCCACTTTTCTGAAAGCCGGAATTTTAACTGCCGCAGCTTTGTTGGGAAGTCGGAAGGGGAATTTATCCGCTCAAAATACAAACTCCGGGAAAAAAGTAATCGTTCTTGGCGGTGGACTTTCAGGGCTTTATTCAGCATACATTTTAGGAAAAACAGGAAGTAAAGTAACTCTGATAGAAGCCACAGATAGAGTAGGAGGAAGAGTTAGATCTATACAAGATCCTTCCGGTCATGTAGTTGATCTAGGAGCGGAATGGGTCTCTTCCGAAGATAAAACTGTTCGAAGTTTAGTTAGAGAGCTTGGTTTAAAACTACAATCTTCCCCTTTGGTTCCGGATCTATTTTTAGGAACTTATAAAAAAGCAGGCACCTGGGAACTTTCTTCCAAATCTCAAGAGATCCTGAACAAACTTGTATCACAAAATTCTAAATTAGATACCGCTCAACAGCAGGCTTTAGATCGTATTAGCTTTTATAATTATCTAATATACCAAGGAGTTAGTCCGGAAGATCTAACCTTGCTCGGTCATAAACTTTCTCTTCATTACGGAGATAGTATCCGTGTTCTATCTGCGGAGAAGGTATTGGGTGATCTCGCACAATTTCCTGTGAGGAATAGCAGAATAGAAGGTGGAATGGAAAGTATCGCTAAAACCTTGGTGATGAATATAGAGAACACTGAGTTTGTTTTTTCAGATCCTGTTCTTTCTGTGGATCAGGATTCGACTGGAGTTACCGTCACTACTGCTTCCGGAAGAAAGTTTAGCGGTTCTACTTGTATATGTACTTTGCCTGCGAACCAAATTTCTAACGTAAAATGGAATCCCGGATTGGATAAGGAAAAACTTCTCGCTGCTTTGAGAGTTCGTTATTCACAGATATTTAAACTGTTTTTGGTATTAAAGGAATCTCCATGGGAATCTTCTCCATTTGCAGTTCATTCGGATGCAGCCGCTCAATTCTTATATGATGCAGGAACTAAATCGGATACTAGTGATAAGGTTTTAGGAGTGATCGCGAACGGGGACAGATTTTCCGTATTCGATTCTGCTAACCAAGACCAAAAGGTAGAATATATTCGTCTGACTTTGGATCGTCTAGGCCTGAAGAAAGATCTACAGATCCAAAGATTTTATTTTACCGAAGCTAAAAAAGATTACGTGCCGAATGGAATTGCCGAGTTCCCACCGGGAAGTTTCGGATCGGAGATCATTCTACGAAAACCATTCGATCGTATCTTTTTTGCGGGAGAACATACTGGAGAAATTACCGGAACAGTAGAGGCCGCCCTGAGCTCTGCGATCAAGGCGGTAAATTTGGTTTAGTCTTCGATTACGCTCATAGCGTATTCGGAGATTGCGTCTCTTCTTTGTTCTGCAAAGTCTTTGTGGAACCAAAGGTTCTGGATCTTAGAAGCTTCCTTTTTGTTTCCGATGGTGATCTTGGTCATACACTCATCTACCGCAAACTTCATGGCTTCTTTTCCTGTTTCCCCGAGTCCTTTGTTCCGTTTTTTGCGAACGATTTGACCGCCTGATTTTTCCACTCGTTTGACCAGAGCATCGTAATCTTTATCGTCGATGCAGAATATTGTCTCGGTCTTCTTGGAATCTCCACCCTTGATATCCACCTCATAAAGAGGAGCGCTAGATATATGAATGAGTCCTAAGTCAAAAAGTTCAGGCCAATACTCATAAAAGAAAGAAAGCATCAAAGAACGGATCGCATATCCATCAAAGTCCGCATCTGTAATGATACTTACTTTTTCATAATTCAGTTCATCGATTGATTTAACTTTTTGGTCAAGAGGAAGACCCAAGATCGCTACTATGTTTTTTAACTCTTCGTTTGCGATCGCTTTTGCCAAAGAAACTCCCTTACAGTTCATAGGTTTTCCTCTGAGTGGGAACAAGCCGTGAAGTTTAGGGTTTCTTGCAGGACGAAGACCTGCGATTGCGGAGTCTCCTTCTGCTACGAATAATACTCTGCCAGGATCGTTTGGTTTTCCAGTAGGAGGCATGAGTTTAGGGATATTCATCTTACTTGCTTTTTTGAGTCCACGTTGTGCGTCTTCGAAAGCTTTCAGCTGAGTTCTTTTCTCCATTTGGAGTTTAACTTCTTCCAATAAGCCGGTTTTTTTAATGAACTTATCTAAGTGTTTGTCTACTGCGTTACGGATGTCTTCGTTTAAGTCGTTGATCAAATAAGACTTGTCCTGAGATTTAAAACGAGGATTCAACAACCTCATGTTTACATACATGTGAAAGCAGTTCCTGACATCGTTACGGGTACAGCTTGTTTTGAGTTTTTTCTCTAAGGAAACAATCTGGCTTTTTTTACGGACTTCGTCACAAAGTCTATTTTCCAGATACTCGATTGCAGAACCGCCT
The sequence above is a segment of the Leptospira hartskeerlii genome. Coding sequences within it:
- a CDS encoding LIC13354 family exoprotein; amino-acid sequence: MRKFKKQATLLLILTSLFVFANCFELGESKKTDDPNTLALVALAGLNPIAGNYNYYNGTSDYAGGTYTAPGNEIVGTYNISLSLIAQTMFDATYGNSYLYGEIQEIDTTKKVIYVRFRSDSSFSQGDYGWYRWTVKDGKTYVCPDLSDVSTQTTLASAKDDDLDYYSDPSNINAGCGLNSGFDPAPWSRLELN
- a CDS encoding flavin monoamine oxidase family protein; the encoded protein is MKITRSTFLKAGILTAAALLGSRKGNLSAQNTNSGKKVIVLGGGLSGLYSAYILGKTGSKVTLIEATDRVGGRVRSIQDPSGHVVDLGAEWVSSEDKTVRSLVRELGLKLQSSPLVPDLFLGTYKKAGTWELSSKSQEILNKLVSQNSKLDTAQQQALDRISFYNYLIYQGVSPEDLTLLGHKLSLHYGDSIRVLSAEKVLGDLAQFPVRNSRIEGGMESIAKTLVMNIENTEFVFSDPVLSVDQDSTGVTVTTASGRKFSGSTCICTLPANQISNVKWNPGLDKEKLLAALRVRYSQIFKLFLVLKESPWESSPFAVHSDAAAQFLYDAGTKSDTSDKVLGVIANGDRFSVFDSANQDQKVEYIRLTLDRLGLKKDLQIQRFYFTEAKKDYVPNGIAEFPPGSFGSEIILRKPFDRIFFAGEHTGEITGTVEAALSSAIKAVNLV